The stretch of DNA ATATGTTGTTCAACAAAATCTGGATATGAGATCCATTCAATCCATTTTTCTACATCCATATTCAATCCATTTCCCACCCCTTCCACTCCCATGATATGAGATCCCTTTCCCTACAAAAGGTATAGTCTGAAGGCTCCAGTGCACACCAAGAAGGGTGGCACCCTTTTTGCCCAAGGGGctagaaaggaaggaatgaatAGGAAACGGAACGAATGAATCAACTAGTTAATGGCCGACAGCAGTGCCCTTTGAGTTCCAGGCTTACGTAGCCTAGTACTACCCCAGCCATCAACCCCGCGATCGAGCTTTCTTTTTTTGAGCGAATTCTCATCGGCAACGTGATGTGTGCGTCTATCCAATCCATCTCTGCAGCCGTAAGCCTGCCTGACCTAATGTTTCGTTGCATGGTTCACTTCAACCGTCAAAATTAGAGATTCCCCAATCCAAGCACCAGCTTTCACTTAGATATTGTGTAGATATTATGCGACCTTGATTTTTTTTCATCTCTTTTTTCCTTACGCCTGTTTGGGATCGGTAATTTTGTGTCATAATTATTACCCTCCACTTTATGCTTAAATATGTTGTGCTTGTGCAAGAGATATCCACGAACATTAGAGGATGTTTGGTTTGGAGGGGTTTATCCACCAATAATAAGTCTCCATAGGTCTCTTTTTTATCAAATATGAAGGCCCATATGTGAGACTTATGCCCATAAGCCTATAAGCCCCTCCAAGGGAGGCTTATGGGGCTTATTTTTTGTAGCCCCCACCAAAATATTTTCTCTTTCCTTCCATTACCATTGTCTCCCTCACCCACAGAGGCATTAATGAGGGGTAGAAAGATCATTACCAACTACAGGGATTTTTTATAAGCCGCTGCAACCAAACATCACTTTAGCCTCGTAATAAGCCTATCACATGAGGGGCTTATGGGCTTAACCCCTCcaaaccaaacacccccttatggttttttttttcaattagCTGATGGTTGCACATTGAACTGCAATAATCATCATCACTTTCGGTAATGGACTATAATCTTGCTTTGATGCGATTTGTCAAAAAGAGATCTTGCTTTGGTGCTGAGAGTATATATGCTTGATGATGTCACCGCGCGCACATCTAACTAATAGAACATATACTAATGAAGCACCATTAGTTAGGACCAGTAAGGGATCGGAATAGATAGCCAGCACGCGTGAGACATGCTGCAATTGACGCTGCACCCCTCACCCGTGCCCATTATTAGGCATTGTCTAGATAGATGGTGATCCCTTCAAATCCATACTTGCCGAGAGGGATTAACAGAGAAATTAGTCCATAATACACTATTCTAATCTCTAGTTACGGTGAACTTTTCCTTAAAAAAAGTTACAATGAAGAACTCGTAGCAGTATATATAGTATCTCTCTCAAGTTGGCTGGACCGAGATAGTCCTTTGCACCGTCTAAGTGGGATGTTTTCTCCGCAAAACACCGTAAAGCTAGCATTACTGAAAGGTCAAAAGCTCTCTCTAAAATTATAAACCTTTCAACTGACATTATAAGCAGATTTGTATAATCGTTGAAAACGTTGGAATAGGTAGATCTACCGAATCATTGAGACTTGTGCAAATCTTTGTGCACTTAAGGTGACGAATGGAGGAACAGGGGATGTGACATGCTTGCATGAGAATAAGCATGGACCCCAAAGCGAGATCCATCAGCTCAGGTTCTCCCCTTCCCTCCCACGCACTTTAAGCAGATTCCATCCAGCACTACTATGGCCTGGTTCTAATCCACATTTTGGATAAAGGCAAAGAACAAGGTTTAGAGCCATCAACATCAAGGGCACCGTTGTCATTCCTTGCAAAATTCACATCGACCAACGAAAGGACGTCTCCTTTGTCTAAGGACTCCTCCTTAGTTTAGTCCTTTCAGCTCAACAATTTCATGTCGTGAGTGATGAAGGTAGCACGAGAAAATGGAATATACTAGGGCCTCAATGCAACTAAGCTAATGCTGGGACTTGGCTCCTCTATGTTGATACCAATTTGTTGTTATTGTACGACTATTACAAGCTTAACTTGAAGATCAAAGAATGTGCTTAGGATCAACCTCGAGGAACACACACTTTTTCAGTTTTAGTGAGGTGGTCGGTGCCTGTCTTAGACTACCAAAATAATGTTCAAATATTTATCAGACAACACCGGTGAATGAAAAAAAAATAGTAGGGATAATCATACGAAATTTAACTCTTGCTAATCCTTTATCAATATGCTATACTAAAATGTGAGGTAATCGTTTGATAGAGTTGCTAAAATCAAGTACACAAGTCACATGCTTCTATGTTGAATGGATAATTTGATCTCAGTTTTTCATACtaattgtattgggatcagccATTGTAAATGTATCTTATATTTGTcgataaaataagaaaatagTTTGGCTTTGAGTATTCCATTATAAGAAGAAAAATATTCGTTTAATTGAAATACTTGTGCCTAATACCGATACTCCAGGAGATTGGGTAGTGTAAATGCCACTAATCTTTTAGTTTCAAGTAGTGTCATTTGTTGTTTTTCTACAACTATTGCAATATAGTAAGTTGTTGAAATAACCTCAAAAAAATAGTAAAATTTAGAACGACTGGATCAAAGAATGATGCTTAGGATCATCCTTGAATGAGAGTACAAGACACTAGAAATTTCCAATTTTATGTTGAGATGTTGATGTTTGGCTGGACCATTCATCAAAATGGCTTGACAGATGAGAGCCTGATACCCATAAACTAAAAAAGAATCAACCATTATAGTAAGGTTGATTAGTAATAATCTCCCATCAATAGTCTATTGCTTATTTGCAACTTGTGAGATGACGGTTTGATCAAGTTTTTTTAGGGATACTTTAAGACACATTTCGTTCTAATATTGGTTGCCCGCATCTAAATTCAAAGTTGGTGATTATAGGTGCCATGATCAATTTATTATTTCCTACACAGAAAGCTGGTTTCCTTGCTAATTAAAGCCAATTGTTTATATTACATACAATTTGCCTCAATTTGGTTATGTTAGGCATGAATACATTGATGTCATAGCTCATCAACCTCGCAAAAATTAATATATTATTGACAAACCTTGGTTAGAATAAATGGGTTTCGAAAATGACCTGACTTAGTGTCTAACACCGGCGTTCTTGGAGATTTGTCACTTGATCTACTTGCTGCTAAAATAGCACTGGTACCAGTAGAGTGCCGGCACTACTTTAAGATCCCTTCCAAACGTTGTTCTTATCCCATCTCATCATACTAAAGAACACGGCCCCACCAGTCATTGTCTGAGCAAAGTCTGCAGGAGAACTTCGTGGCGTGCACGTAGCGCACACACGTTCAGAAAACCCGCGTCCACGTCCGCGCAATCTGTCCACTCCATACACCATGTCCACCGTTCCATTCTACTGACATCCGGGTCCACTCAAACACCAAGGCAAGGACCACGCCCACGGCGCACAACCAAATCCTGCCACGCCGCCGCGCATTTCGCAACAAGGCCCCCATGGTCCGCGACATCCTCGGCCCGCAGGCCGCAGCGCCGCGGAAAGACGCTTTGCCCCAGCAGCGGTCTCGTATTCTCTTCCTCATACCTCGCGCCTGTCTTAAGAGCTCTCCTCGTCTTCTCGCACTCCTATCCTTCTCGCCTCCGACTCCGACTGCCCCAGCGCCCCCAACGCCGCGAACCTTCCGGAACACGCGAGCGAGCTGGCGGGCGGGCGAGACTCCTGTCGGCGAGGCGAGGCTAAGGGGGAGGGAGGGGCGGCGATGCGGGGCAGGTGACGTGCAGCGCTGCGTGGGAGGCGGGGATggtggctgcggcggcggcggagagtggGCTCGGCGGGGGCGTCGAGGAGGGCGTTGGAGAGAGCTCGTCCCCGCCGCGAGATGCCGCTCCTGTGCCCGCAGGCTCCGGCGGGAGGGGAGGCGGGGGAGGCGCCCGCGACATCTGCGGCCAGGTGCTCGAGCGACTCATCGCCGACGGCCACGCGGAGGCGTCCGACTCCGAGTTCCGAGACAAGCTCGTGGCCCATTTCGGGCGGCTTCCGCACAGGTGATCCATTAGCTCCGCCTGCTTTCAGCTGTCGCATCTTAGGTTTACTGTGGTTTAGAGCTCGTGGTTGTGGAAATCTGTGCTCATTGTTTCGGTCAAGGAGGGTAGCGTGGTCGTTTAGGCTTGGGCTTCTAAGTGCGCATCGCGAAGCTTACTGGTGAGCTTCGTCTTAGCGTGAATTTGTAGCATGTTTGACCTTTGAGTTAGCTCCCACTGGTGCTTGATAAGCTAAGTGAGTGTTGTTTGACTCGGCCGTGGAATTGGAGTTGACTCGGTACTGTTTGCTTGGTGTCTGGATGGATTTGCACTACTTTTGTGTCGGAATGGTGCCTAGCAGCTGTGTCTTGCTCGATTTTGATCCAGTGCGGTCTGGGATTATGCTAAGGTTGGAAGTGAATGGAGTGAACGGTTTTGTTAATTTCACTTGCAGGGTGGGATCATATGTTCCAAAAAGGAAAAATATGATCCTTTGTCTGAATTAGTCTTTCACTTGCTGCTTGCTTCCTCCGATTGAATGATTATCTTTCTGGGTTTCCTTTTGTAAGAAAATATTTGGATTGAGTTGAGGCATAATTGGCTGGATTTTGTGCTAGTTGAAAGCATCTCTTTTAGATCTATGGCAGCAAAATTTTCTGAAATCAGCAAATGTTATAGATTCCAGAGCTGCATGGCGCTACAATTGCAAACTAGCTCTTAGTCTTGTGGTTTGCCTTTGTATTGAGCACAGTAGTCGGAAACTGGTCCATTAGTCTTGTAGTTTGCCTTTGTATTCTTCGCTTGTGGGTTTGTTCTTTTTTATGATAGTCATATCTGCAAAGGAAGCTGGTAGCTGCAGTCACCATTTTTGGATTAGCATTGCCAGGCCAATCAATTAATTCTTTCATTGTCTCATTCGTGTCATCATAAACTAACATTGgttcttcttttgttttctcATGCTGTAGCTATCAGCTGGATATCAATGTTGACAAAGCAGCCGATGTCTTGGTCCACCAGAACGTCTTAGCAGAAGCAAAGGATCCTGACAGGCGCCCCGCATTCCATGTCCGTTTCTTGAGGGTAAAGGTCTTTCTTATTCTGGTTGAGAGTTTGGACAGTTCTGCAAGCAACTATGTGTGCAATATAACAATGTTACCTGCTTTTAGTGGCTAGTGGTTGCGAATTAATTTTATTGCAGCCAAAGTTAGTTGGGGAAAACTAGCGTGCTAGTTAACGGTAATGATATTTCTCATTCTAGATGAACAGTCCAACACACTACCCTTTGTAGCAGCCATTTTTTGCCAAATGAATGCATGCTTGGAAGTAACTATAACTCCCCGCGTGGTACAACTGGTTTGTGGAATAGAATGTATGATGTATATTCATGTTGTTTTTTTATGCATAGAGCAAAAGTGTGTTTGATGTTTTGAAGTATGAAGGATAGTGGATTTAAAAAGCAATACTTACCAGTGCTAAGTTATGTATGGATGATTTTGTGGAAAATTAACTACAATTAGATAGTTAATGAGTAACTGAGTAAACTTGCTTGTTTTTTGTTGCTGCAAAACTGCTAATGTAACTTGCTTGCAAAATGTGAACAAGGGAGAGATTGACTGGCTTTGGCTGATATTCATACAGGCTCAAAACCTACCTTGAGCTGAGCTCAGCCTATTGCCTGCTTTTTTGTTCATGTGATTTTAGCTTGTATAATAAGAATCTTCACAGGCTAGTATATTACGGATTTGGAAGAGAGGTCTGTTAGCTTGCAATTTTATCTGTTATCGAGGCTAAGTGTTTTTCAGTGCATTAATGATTGTTTGTCTTTAGTATCCCCAATAGAAATTGGAGTTGTCGAATTGACTCTAAACTTTGATCAAAGATTGAAGATATGGATCAAGCATATGACTCCGATGCAACTGAAGAAGGggatgatgatggtgatgatctCTCTGTAAGGTAGATGCCTATGATACGTGCTGCTTCGATATATTTTGACGATCCCCAAATTGGGTGCTACGTGGCTAGTAACACACTAACATGTGGCTCATTGGTTTTGTTATCTGTACTAAAAAAATGCCTTGCATGTCTTCACTAAGCTTACGACTCTTCCATATGCTGGTTGAGTGGTTGTACATCTTATAGAATATCTTTACATCCTTGGATAATTGTAGTGCACAATATTATTGACTGACAATTATATGCATAAGAAAAATGAAAAACAGAAGACATGCTAAAGAATCAATGAAAAAAAATAGAATCTGCAATTAATAATAGGAGGTGCAAATAAGAATTTTCCTTATAGGTTAGGCTCCATTTTTGCAGTGAATTTGGTGTTCCCAAAGTCAGGGAGGATCAAAGCCCTTTCTGGTTTTTTTTTTGTCTGTGCACAGAAAAGTAGCTTTTAGTTAATTATACAAGCTCTGTAAAAAGGTACAACTCAAAAACCCTTGCACAACAGTTAACTTTGTCTGATGAGCAATGTCAGCCTTTGTATCACATAGTTACCCATTTCCTTTTCATTCCTTCTAAATAGTGCATGTTAAAGGTTGCAACCCTTTGAATACAAGTGCATTAGCATTTTAGTTGTCTTTGCTTTGACTGTATGTTGGAGTCACGCAGAGGGATGTTGGCCTTTGTGCAAAAGTACTTGTTCACTTCTGTAGTCTGTGTGTCAGATAAACGAGCAGAAGTTAAAACTGCTCCTAGTTCTGCAAAAAGAAAAGTTAAAACTGCTCATGCATTTTCAATTGCATGAACAGCTATGACATGTCCAAGACACATATTTAACATAAAACTTTGATATTTAACGCACTAATTTTGACTGTGTATATTTCACAGGCAAGACACACAATATACTCACATTCATGAGATTGTTTTCTCCACAATTGACAAGCCAAAGCTACTCAGTCAGGTCAGCAGTTGTGTGCCTCTTAAACTGTGCTCAACTTCGTGATACATTTTTGCAAGTAATAGCATTTTTCAATAAATCTACATGCTCGAGTTGTTTGATAAATAATATCTAGAATATAGTTGGATCACTTGGTTAATTTGTATCCATGCTTACACTCAATATATCTTATAGAAGGACATTTTTCAGCATTCGACCATGTATTACTGTACACTCTATGATGTTAATAATTGGTCATTTTGCTCACAGTTTAGCATCTTACTCAACATGTTTTGCCAGCTCTCTGCGTTGCTATCTGACATTGGACTGAACATCAGAGAAGCACACGTTTTCTCAACTCATGATGGCTATTCTCTTGATGTTTTTGTGGTTGATGGTTGGCTTGTTGAGGTAACATGTTAGGCCCTTATCATGGCATTGGTTGAATTTTTGAGGGTTGAGAGATTGATGCATTGGGGTTGTTCCTAGACTTAGCCCCCAACTTGCTTGAGGCTAAAAGGATTTCTTGTCCTTGGTAGCACTGGCCGCTGCCAGTAATAAGATTCATCTTGAGTTATGGCAGCCATAGCAATGTTCACTGGTGCACATTAAACTGGCACGTAGTTTATTCTGAATAGTTATATGTGCTACTAAATTACCACTTTGTGAAGTAACAAACCTCATGAAACTTCCAGTTAGACCTTTTCAATTACTTCCTGAGGCATTAATCCTTCTCAACATCCAACTTATAAATTTGGTTGAAATTTTCTGAGGCCTACAATACCTCTATGTGCATATAGAAGCAACTTAGCATCCATGTTACGTTCTGTTGCACAAGATGCAAGGGTTTGATCTGAAATTTGCCACTTAACCAACTTCCATAGCTCATGGTGTACACATAGTTTGTAAATAAACAAAACCAGAATCAGTCAAGGAGTCATACTTGAATTCGCCTCCAATGATGCTAAATTCATAATTTATGATCAGGACACTGATGGTTTGAACAAAGCACTGGAAGCATCCATTTTAAGAAATGAGGTAAGTTCTGAACAATTCATATAAAGATACAATTTATGATTCAGTATTAGGCAGGCAGGTCCTATCTTGCTTGTGGTTGATGCGGGAGTCAGTATATATTGTTCCATTGTCCAAAGCTAACAACACATTTGCTGCATTCTGAACACAGGGTTCATGGTCTGGTTCATCTCATTCCTCAGCAGCTGAAAGAACACTGCCCTTCCAAGTTAAAGGTGGTGAATGGGAAATCGACAAACGACTTCTTAAGATGGGAGGGATGATTGCTTCTGGTTCTTGTGGGGACTTGTGAGTCAAGCTTATACTTCTGACAACTTAGTTGCTGTATTCAGTAGTGCTTTCTTTTTATTGTGTTATGCTTATGTGAAGGTATCATGGGACTTACCTTGGTGAGGATGTAGCTGTTAAAGTTCTAAGGGCCGAGCATTTGAATAAGAATGTTTGGAACGAGTTCACGCAGGAATTATATATTCTAAGGTATCTAACATATCGTGGTACCACTTATGACTTTTGTGATGTACTTGATATCCTGTGTCCTACTTAAAAATTTGGTTGGAATAAGTTAATGATGTATGGCATGCCTTCACCTTCCACACTTTTCAGAGAAGTTCAACATACAAATGTTGTGCGATTCATTGGTGCGTGCACAAAACCACCACAATTTTGCATAATTACAGGTGAGATTTATGAAGCATCTACTGGATGTATTCGGAACCTACATTGTTTGTCATACAGAAAATCTGTCTTGAATACGAGCAACTCAAAGCTCTCCTTTTCATAGCGTTGGCCTAGTATAACTTGCAGCTTTCAAGGATTGCTAGTTACTTGCTGAAACCAAATTTTACCCTTGCTTCTTAACCAATGCCCTTGTAGGCTTTAGTAATTTGCTCGGGTAATACTCTTTTAACCTTTCCTTAATTAACTTGCAGAATACATGTCTGGAGGAAGCCTGTATGACTTTGTGCACAAGCAGCATAATGTTCTAAACCTCGCAACTCTCTTGAAGTTCGCAGTTGATGTATGCCGAGGGATGTGCTACTTGCACGAAAGGGGTATCATCCATAGAGATTTAAAGACTGCCAACCTTCTAATGGACAAAGATCACGTATGTAGCATTTAACTACTACTTCCTTTCCAAAGTATAGGTGTTTTGGCTTTTCTGGATACATATTTTTTCCTATCTATCTAGACATAGTGTATATCTAGGTGCATTAGCAAATGCTACgcatctagaaaagccaaaatgaCTTATAATTTGGAACCAAGGGAATTTTTACTATTTCATTTGCGAAGGAGATGTTTAGGGCAGAAAAAAATGGGATGAAAAGAATACTGATGGTGAAACCTGTGGATTTATTGATGTGCATTGCCTATACCCGTGTCtcatttttttttgtgtgtgttgggggggggggtgcatGCATCGCAAAATTTGtgataaaaataaaaattactCTGGCTGATGAATAATTTTGTTGCTTGTTCCTCTAGGTTGTTAAAGTGGCTGATTTCGGTGTGGCTCGGTTCCAGGATCAAGGAGGTATCATGACAGCTGAAACTGGAACATACAGATGGATGGCACCTGAGGTACAGCACTATTTGCTGGAGCAGTGTGATTGTATATTAAAACTTACCTGACATAGAAATTCAGATCTTGTGAATCTTGGTGTTCTTAAAGTTTCAGAAACTAGCTGCTGATAGAAGCTTTTCATATCAAAATGCACTATGTTTCCTAGCTCGAGATATCAGTCAATCTATTATTCATATTGCTTAAGTCGAGAATTCATATGGTAGAAGCTTCCAAAATGATTAGACTCTTGTTCAACAGTTTGTCGTGAAGTGATGAAAAGGTTGAATTCCTTTCTGATATATCTTCTACATGTTTAGGTTATAAATCATCAACCCTATGATAACAAAGCAGATGTGTTTAGCTTTGCTATTGTTCTTTGGGAGCTGGTAACGTCTAAGGTACTGTTGCACTTATTTCTGTGACTACTTATAGTTTCCCTGTCACAAACGATGCAGTTATCATTGCAATTGCTGAATCTTCTTATTTTTTATTTCTGGTGTTTCCAGATCCCATATGATACCATGACCCCGCTCCAGGCGGCTGTAGGTGTTAGACAGGTGGGTAAGGAAAGGATTAGTTGTTATAGCATTCTATGTGCACAGTGAAATGTGCTAAACGTACTGTCATACCAGGGATTGCGCCCAGGACTCCCCAAAAAGGCACATCCAAAGCTGTTGGACATAA from Panicum hallii strain FIL2 chromosome 3, PHallii_v3.1, whole genome shotgun sequence encodes:
- the LOC112886750 gene encoding serine/threonine-protein kinase STY8-like isoform X1, with the translated sequence MVAAAAAESGLGGGVEEGVGESSSPPRDAAPVPAGSGGRGGGGGARDICGQVLERLIADGHAEASDSEFRDKLVAHFGRLPHSYQLDINVDKAADVLVHQNVLAEAKDPDRRPAFHVRFLRIEDMDQAYDSDATEEGDDDGDDLSVRQDTQYTHIHEIVFSTIDKPKLLSQLSALLSDIGLNIREAHVFSTHDGYSLDVFVVDGWLVEDTDGLNKALEASILRNEGSWSGSSHSSAAERTLPFQVKGGEWEIDKRLLKMGGMIASGSCGDLYHGTYLGEDVAVKVLRAEHLNKNVWNEFTQELYILREVQHTNVVRFIGACTKPPQFCIITEYMSGGSLYDFVHKQHNVLNLATLLKFAVDVCRGMCYLHERGIIHRDLKTANLLMDKDHVVKVADFGVARFQDQGGIMTAETGTYRWMAPEVINHQPYDNKADVFSFAIVLWELVTSKIPYDTMTPLQAAVGVRQGLRPGLPKKAHPKLLDIMQRCWEADPSKRPAFPDILVEVEDLLSHVQGASGKTVQDPANDSNKKD
- the LOC112886750 gene encoding serine/threonine-protein kinase STY8-like isoform X2, whose product is MVAAAAAESGLGGGVEEGVGESSSPPRDAAPVPAGSGGRGGGGGARDICGQVLERLIADGHAEASDSEFRDKLVAHFGRLPHSYQLDINVDKAADVLVHQNVLAEAKDPDRRPAFHVRFLRIEDMDQAYDSDATEEGDDDGDDLSVRQDTQYTHIHEIVFSTIDKPKLLSQLSALLSDIGLNIREAHVFSTHDGYSLDVFVVDGWLVEDTDGLNKALEASILRNEGSWSGSSHSSAAERTLPFQVKGGEWEIDKRLLKMGGMIASGSCGDLYHGTYLGEDVAVKVLRAEHLNKNVWNEFTQELYILREVQHTNVVRFIGACTKPPQFCIITEYMSGGSLYDFVHKQHNVLNLATLLKFAVDVCRGMCYLHERGIIHRDLKTANLLMDKDHVVKVADFGVARFQDQGGIMTAETGTYRWMAPEVINHQPYDNKADVFSFAIVLWELVTSKIPYDTMTPLQAAVGVRQGLRPGLPKKAHPKLLDIMQRCWEADPSKRPAFPDILVEVEDLLSHVQVCPGSFRKDGPRSS